Proteins encoded together in one Neobacillus sp. FSL H8-0543 window:
- a CDS encoding cytochrome c peroxidase, which produces MEKYLRGLILLLLLVSIGLGGCGEEDAVAPTKQSEEKQQSEEKGSSEIDPKELRTSLLNHTTLVPLGDVPIPEDNPMTPEVLELGQTLFFDPRLSGNNEVSCATCHDPNQGYGDAQRTFTMYNGGYGKRNSPTVINAGYYTANFWDGRAASLEEQALGPIENPDEMNQPLPELISELKTVKGYDEQFNAAFGNGITVQNIAKALAAFQRQIVVKDTSYDRFLRGDSEALTNQEIRGLDLYTGKALCVTCHNGPNLSDNNYYNIGLNTEDEGRFAVTGDPKDLGRIRTPSLYAITHTAPYMRDGSLETLEEVIDYYDRGGDDHPNKSFFMKQFMEPIGLTNQEKEDLLAFLKTLGGKPPVFTKPEHP; this is translated from the coding sequence ATGGAAAAATATTTGCGGGGTTTGATTTTGTTATTACTTTTAGTTAGTATCGGTCTCGGCGGTTGCGGGGAAGAGGATGCTGTTGCACCAACGAAGCAATCTGAGGAAAAACAACAAAGTGAAGAGAAAGGTAGTAGTGAAATTGACCCGAAGGAACTAAGGACAAGCCTTCTTAATCATACGACACTTGTTCCATTAGGCGATGTACCGATTCCTGAGGACAATCCAATGACACCTGAAGTGCTGGAGCTTGGTCAAACGTTATTTTTCGACCCGCGGCTTTCAGGAAACAATGAGGTAAGCTGTGCAACCTGTCATGACCCAAACCAAGGCTATGGCGATGCACAGCGTACATTTACTATGTATAATGGCGGTTACGGAAAAAGAAATAGCCCTACCGTAATTAATGCAGGCTATTATACGGCCAATTTTTGGGATGGTCGGGCGGCATCACTCGAAGAACAAGCATTAGGTCCAATCGAGAATCCAGACGAGATGAATCAGCCGTTGCCAGAGCTAATAAGTGAGTTGAAAACAGTTAAAGGGTATGATGAACAGTTTAATGCTGCTTTTGGGAATGGAATTACCGTACAAAATATTGCCAAAGCCCTCGCTGCTTTTCAAAGACAAATTGTTGTAAAAGATACATCCTATGACCGTTTCCTCCGTGGAGACTCAGAGGCGTTAACAAACCAAGAAATCCGCGGTTTAGACCTGTATACAGGTAAAGCACTTTGTGTAACCTGTCATAATGGACCAAACCTTTCCGATAACAATTACTATAATATCGGTCTAAACACCGAGGATGAAGGTCGTTTTGCCGTTACTGGCGACCCAAAGGATTTAGGCAGAATTCGAACACCTAGTCTTTATGCGATTACCCATACGGCACCATATATGCGGGATGGAAGCCTGGAAACACTCGAAGAAGTAATTGATTACTATGACCGCGGCGGAGACGACCATCCAAATAAAAGCTTCTTTATGAAGCAATTTATGGAGCCAATTGGTCTAACCAATCAAGAAAAGGAAGATCTTTTAGCCTTCTTAAAAACATTGGGAGGCAAGCCACCAGTCTTCACTAAACCAGAGCATCCATAA
- a CDS encoding M14 family metallopeptidase: MLRKKQKWKRNLMVMTVVTGLGFSALYPGLSIPTAAVGQPDLPLPTEESVSIVQLEVPNQKAKEKLLELGIDLTHRIHEHDGKFEVDAVVTPTEIKLLKSHGIHVKDTLITEQQWNASVAERQSAVQLQTSLAVAEDSVKILRANHFTNQSDSFLYVEAKTSAGTSASTALTATWTENGAEKSATLSRFVDYGEYIYHWLEVPVSAIPESVKITSNLGGSASSAVTEWLGADKPGNPKKHYVTDFVDHYMDPTELYERAEKLAKEFPDLVEIIEMPNETNGYRRLAQATIGSTTNTSVVVSSKAWGHEGGNDISVEFRNPGTNDTSLKVSVVGKKVLVDLATNSEGNVTSTASQVVNALNTQANDLISATTYRGNGGTGVVAPASATLTDNLNAPDTISHDPFTVKAIRIGKHRDGSKPGVLGYAQEHAREWVTPLVTIETAERLLRNYAHDGETKQLVNNLDIFLVPSVNPDGAHYSFYDFNSQRKNMTNYCAPNESDPGYRTSWGVDLNRNHSVGSAFDGYVGASTTNCRSGTYAGPEENSEPEARNLVWLADQNPNIKFAMNIHSYGGYFMWSPGAYDPNRTTLPRPSAGEEAFYWAASDHILNDIQDHRGTVILPSRTGPIPDVLYSAAGNSADYLWYEKGIYAWNFEVGADLWDKEAQRWRPVGFQPPFVEGHEEAMEFANGLIGLIKVAYNQSKDKQPPSTKAVPGNGKFSGPVDVVFDTSEAATIYYTLDGSRPTFESAKLQLSGTRESAESLKVEKTTTIKWFAVDAAGNIEKNYNPFAKGNNFNSVSITIK; the protein is encoded by the coding sequence TTGCTGCGAAAAAAACAAAAATGGAAGAGAAATTTGATGGTTATGACAGTCGTAACTGGATTAGGCTTCTCAGCACTATATCCTGGTCTGAGCATTCCGACTGCTGCGGTGGGACAACCTGACTTGCCGTTACCCACGGAGGAATCGGTGTCGATTGTTCAGCTTGAGGTTCCAAATCAGAAGGCGAAGGAAAAGCTGCTGGAGCTTGGAATTGACCTTACTCACAGAATTCATGAGCATGATGGGAAGTTTGAAGTCGATGCAGTTGTTACACCAACGGAGATCAAACTATTAAAGTCTCATGGGATTCATGTAAAAGACACCCTGATTACTGAACAGCAATGGAACGCCAGTGTGGCAGAGCGCCAGTCTGCTGTCCAGCTGCAAACAAGTTTGGCTGTGGCAGAGGATTCAGTTAAAATTCTCCGCGCCAATCATTTTACAAATCAGTCTGATTCCTTCCTTTATGTTGAGGCGAAAACAAGTGCCGGCACTTCAGCGAGCACAGCTCTCACAGCAACCTGGACAGAGAACGGAGCAGAAAAATCAGCAACACTTAGCAGATTCGTTGATTACGGCGAATATATCTATCACTGGTTAGAAGTGCCTGTAAGTGCAATTCCGGAATCCGTAAAAATTACGAGTAATCTTGGCGGGTCAGCCTCTAGTGCTGTTACTGAATGGCTCGGTGCGGACAAGCCTGGTAACCCAAAAAAGCATTATGTAACGGACTTTGTCGATCATTATATGGACCCGACAGAATTATATGAACGGGCCGAAAAACTAGCAAAAGAATTCCCTGACTTGGTAGAAATCATTGAAATGCCTAACGAAACAAATGGGTACAGACGCCTTGCGCAGGCGACTATAGGCAGCACTACAAATACGTCTGTAGTTGTTTCATCAAAAGCATGGGGTCATGAAGGCGGCAATGATATCTCTGTTGAATTCAGAAACCCTGGAACCAATGATACTTCCTTAAAAGTATCAGTAGTTGGGAAAAAGGTTTTAGTTGATCTGGCTACAAATTCAGAGGGCAATGTGACGAGTACAGCAAGCCAAGTAGTAAATGCTTTAAATACTCAAGCAAATGATCTCATTTCTGCGACTACCTATCGCGGTAACGGCGGAACTGGGGTTGTTGCGCCAGCTTCAGCAACCTTAACCGACAATTTAAATGCTCCGGATACTATTTCACATGATCCTTTTACAGTGAAAGCGATCCGTATCGGGAAACATCGTGACGGCTCCAAGCCGGGTGTCCTCGGCTACGCACAAGAACATGCTCGTGAATGGGTAACACCGCTTGTAACGATTGAAACCGCTGAACGGTTACTTCGAAACTACGCTCATGATGGCGAAACGAAGCAGCTAGTAAATAACCTTGATATTTTTCTTGTACCGTCAGTAAATCCCGACGGCGCCCATTACAGCTTCTATGATTTCAACAGCCAGAGGAAAAATATGACAAACTACTGTGCTCCAAACGAATCTGATCCAGGATACCGAACTTCTTGGGGGGTTGACCTTAACCGCAACCATTCAGTTGGCTCTGCCTTTGATGGATATGTTGGTGCATCAACAACGAACTGTAGAAGTGGAACATATGCTGGTCCTGAAGAAAATTCCGAGCCAGAAGCACGAAATCTGGTCTGGCTTGCCGATCAAAATCCAAACATTAAGTTTGCAATGAATATCCATAGCTATGGCGGCTACTTCATGTGGTCCCCTGGTGCATACGATCCAAATCGTACTACCCTGCCTCGTCCGTCTGCAGGTGAAGAAGCCTTCTATTGGGCAGCTTCTGATCACATATTAAATGACATTCAGGATCACCGCGGAACAGTGATTCTTCCTAGTCGTACTGGTCCAATTCCAGATGTCCTCTATTCTGCGGCAGGTAACTCGGCTGATTACCTCTGGTACGAAAAAGGAATTTATGCCTGGAATTTTGAAGTAGGCGCAGATTTATGGGATAAAGAAGCACAAAGATGGCGTCCAGTTGGCTTCCAGCCGCCATTTGTAGAAGGCCATGAAGAGGCGATGGAATTTGCAAACGGTTTGATTGGCTTGATTAAAGTAGCCTACAACCAATCAAAAGACAAACAGCCACCTTCAACAAAAGCTGTCCCTGGCAACGGTAAATTCTCAGGCCCAGTTGATGTTGTTTTTGACACAAGCGAAGCAGCAACAATTTATTATACACTTGACGGCAGCCGCCCAACCTTTGAATCTGCAAAACTTCAATTAAGCGGAACACGTGAGTCAGCTGAAAGCCTTAAAGTTGAAAAAACTACTACAATCAAGTGGTTTGCTGTAGATGCTGCAGGAAACATTGAAAAGAATTACAACCCATTTGCCAAAGGCAACAACTTTAACTCTGTAAGTATCACAATCAAGTAA
- a CDS encoding DinB family protein — translation MSISVNDHLVKTRNQLFSTINSLTKEELNKKPASDMWSVSQVCHHLFLAERAFTQSIIYGLKQGISRKADPKPIQFAADRSIKADAPDIVLPGEVSLTMEQIIDELDMSREVLLEVLSRIEDKSLLAERSAKHPLFGHLPLDQWVELIYLHEHRHIEQIEEIKLYIR, via the coding sequence ATGAGTATATCTGTAAATGATCATCTAGTAAAAACTAGAAATCAATTATTTAGCACAATCAATTCACTCACCAAAGAAGAACTGAACAAAAAGCCAGCTAGCGATATGTGGAGTGTTTCACAGGTTTGCCATCACCTATTTTTAGCAGAAAGAGCTTTTACACAATCAATTATTTATGGTCTGAAGCAGGGTATTAGCAGAAAGGCTGATCCAAAACCAATCCAATTTGCAGCAGATCGTTCAATTAAGGCAGATGCCCCAGATATCGTCCTGCCAGGCGAAGTCTCCCTAACCATGGAGCAAATTATTGATGAATTGGACATGTCAAGAGAGGTATTGTTAGAGGTGCTAAGTAGAATTGAAGATAAATCACTTCTAGCTGAAAGGTCTGCTAAGCATCCGCTATTCGGACACCTCCCCCTTGACCAATGGGTGGAATTAATTTACCTACACGAACATCGCCATATCGAACAAATTGAAGAGATAAAATTATATATTAGATAA
- a CDS encoding UDP-glucose/GDP-mannose dehydrogenase family protein: MKIAVAGAGNVGLVTAACLAELGHQVIVIDIQKEKIDMLKKGETPFFEPGLEDLVKKNASFDRLHFTTDPMYAYGNAEIIFIAVGTPEKRDGSADLSYLHAVCFTIATHLQKDVTICTKSTVPVGTNNIIKEIINKYKPSHLKTHVVANPEFIRKGSAIFDFFLGDRIVVGTENTEALSIMKQLYLPLKIPIIHTDIRSAEMIKYASNAFLATKISFINEIAWICEKVGANIDEVAYGIGKDKRIGESFLQAGIGYGGSCFPKDTKALVQLAGNLQDPFELLESVIKVNNRQHSLLVTKAKETIGSLWRKKVALLGLAYKPETDDIRGAASLTIIKELLQEGATVTAYDPVAIPKAKQVFGNRISYTTDIQRALLDADFAIIATEWEQIKHLPMDMYTILMKNAIVLDGRNCYELSDVQKFPITYISIGRPAIIHNVKYERNAYKSL; the protein is encoded by the coding sequence ATGAAAATAGCGGTAGCTGGAGCAGGAAATGTTGGGCTAGTAACGGCTGCTTGTTTAGCTGAGTTAGGCCACCAAGTCATTGTCATAGATATTCAAAAGGAGAAAATTGACATGCTCAAAAAAGGAGAAACTCCTTTTTTTGAACCTGGCTTGGAAGATCTAGTTAAAAAAAATGCCTCCTTTGACCGATTGCATTTTACGACGGATCCTATGTACGCATATGGAAATGCTGAAATAATCTTTATTGCGGTTGGCACACCAGAAAAACGGGATGGCTCCGCTGACCTCTCTTACTTACATGCAGTCTGCTTCACCATTGCTACTCATCTACAAAAAGATGTAACTATCTGTACAAAAAGCACAGTCCCTGTTGGCACAAACAATATCATTAAAGAGATCATTAATAAATACAAACCTTCACACCTTAAAACCCATGTGGTCGCTAATCCAGAATTTATTCGAAAAGGCTCTGCTATTTTTGATTTCTTTCTAGGTGACCGTATTGTGGTTGGCACAGAGAATACTGAAGCCCTTTCAATTATGAAACAGCTCTACCTTCCACTAAAAATCCCTATCATCCACACGGACATACGAAGTGCAGAGATGATAAAATATGCATCAAATGCCTTTCTAGCTACCAAAATTAGTTTTATCAATGAAATTGCTTGGATTTGTGAAAAGGTTGGTGCAAATATTGATGAAGTTGCCTATGGTATTGGAAAAGACAAACGAATTGGAGAATCCTTTCTTCAAGCAGGGATTGGCTATGGTGGATCTTGTTTTCCAAAGGATACAAAAGCTCTTGTCCAACTTGCCGGAAATCTTCAAGATCCATTCGAATTGCTCGAGTCCGTCATTAAAGTAAACAATCGCCAGCACTCCCTTCTCGTTACAAAAGCCAAAGAAACAATTGGATCCTTATGGAGGAAAAAAGTAGCCTTGCTCGGTCTTGCCTACAAACCTGAGACGGATGATATTCGGGGAGCAGCCTCCCTAACCATCATTAAAGAATTACTCCAAGAAGGAGCAACAGTCACTGCATATGATCCTGTCGCTATCCCGAAGGCTAAGCAAGTTTTCGGAAATAGGATTTCATATACTACCGATATTCAACGAGCTCTTTTAGATGCTGACTTTGCCATTATCGCCACTGAGTGGGAACAGATCAAACATCTCCCAATGGATATGTACACCATCTTAATGAAAAATGCTATCGTGTTGGACGGAAGAAATTGTTATGAGCTATCTGATGTTCAAAAATTTCCTATTACCTATATTTCAATCGGCAGACCAGCCATTATTCATAACGTAAAGTATGAGCGGAACGCCTATAAAAGTTTATAG
- a CDS encoding M14 family zinc carboxypeptidase, protein MKKKKIAGLLAVSLLTTVPWTAGFAESPKWTNVNVYEEQDGSKFNSENYEFVKFSQIGTKLKAIEKQSNRVKVEVRGTSADGHPLYVVTIADPTTKGKYGKIQSLRKQMFKNPGKAQDWIANNPDFKVPIMINGSIHGTEFVGSDALLQLIERFATENDQETKSILENNILIFNVVQNPDGRVDATRFNSEGIDLNRDFITQSQPETQETVELIKEWNPMVFLDTHGYVKNYAPNLQGLIEPCTPPHNPNYEYDLYNKWAYGQAEAMEAEILEDKSSYSGNLYKNMNGTYIPQRDDAAGWDDYPPIFTPMYAMYHGAYGHTLEAPTNDWDGVRWMYNAIMGALNFATENKQDMITDQIEMFKRGINFDHPFHDEGFFPKAYILPVDVQDPTVTNKAVNHLLNNDIEVVEATQAFNADGKTYPKGTYLVQIDQAKAGLANTMLWEGEDISNDTPAMYDISAWSLPELWGFEAVATQTSVDVTAKKVNQLNGQGSVTGKGPFLIPNSSVKAINLVNTLLQQGVPVKRDSEGNYYTEAAANKISAAVKVSGLQVDTIAKVPADATVLQNLKVAILRDGGMGKVQSHSGTKLALKRLGFAVTEVTPVEVAENGLNDFDVFVYSGTESLISTNLSTSNKEFGFQNAGQLDLFKANVSSFLNEGGKYIAIGAAASRASKTLGLTDDIINTAGSNSNGIVKVNYEGTGLTAGYDQDDFGFVYRPVWYTGTDNDEVVATLANTEDFFVAGHWRNNSAAKGQAVIVKEQDKDVTLIGLEAGFRDHTDYLFRLLSNAIFEK, encoded by the coding sequence ATGAAGAAGAAAAAAATTGCAGGTTTATTAGCTGTAAGTCTATTAACAACAGTTCCATGGACAGCAGGATTTGCGGAGTCGCCAAAATGGACAAACGTAAATGTATACGAGGAGCAGGATGGAAGCAAATTTAATAGTGAAAACTATGAATTTGTGAAATTCTCGCAAATCGGTACAAAGTTGAAAGCCATTGAGAAACAATCGAACCGTGTTAAAGTCGAAGTCCGTGGAACATCAGCGGATGGACATCCGCTTTATGTCGTAACGATTGCAGATCCAACGACTAAAGGAAAGTATGGGAAAATCCAATCACTTAGAAAACAAATGTTTAAGAATCCAGGAAAGGCTCAGGATTGGATTGCTAACAATCCAGACTTCAAAGTCCCAATCATGATCAATGGTTCGATTCATGGTACTGAATTTGTCGGAAGTGACGCTCTTCTTCAGCTTATAGAACGCTTTGCAACTGAAAATGACCAAGAGACGAAAAGTATATTAGAAAATAATATCCTAATTTTCAACGTCGTGCAAAACCCTGATGGACGTGTTGATGCAACTCGATTTAACAGTGAAGGAATTGACTTGAATCGGGACTTTATCACTCAATCCCAACCAGAAACCCAAGAAACGGTTGAGCTTATTAAGGAATGGAATCCGATGGTGTTTCTTGATACCCATGGCTACGTGAAAAATTACGCACCAAACTTACAAGGATTAATTGAACCATGTACGCCGCCACATAACCCTAACTATGAATACGATTTATATAATAAGTGGGCATATGGGCAAGCAGAAGCGATGGAAGCGGAGATTTTGGAGGATAAATCTAGCTACTCTGGTAATCTATATAAAAACATGAACGGTACTTATATTCCACAGCGAGATGATGCAGCAGGCTGGGATGATTACCCACCAATTTTCACACCAATGTACGCGATGTACCATGGTGCGTACGGTCACACCTTAGAAGCGCCAACGAATGATTGGGATGGCGTCCGTTGGATGTATAATGCGATAATGGGTGCCCTGAACTTTGCAACAGAAAACAAGCAAGACATGATTACTGACCAGATTGAAATGTTTAAACGCGGCATCAACTTTGACCATCCTTTCCATGATGAGGGCTTTTTTCCGAAAGCATATATTCTTCCAGTTGATGTGCAGGATCCAACCGTAACGAATAAGGCAGTCAATCACTTACTCAACAATGATATTGAAGTGGTTGAGGCTACGCAAGCATTTAATGCGGATGGAAAAACCTACCCTAAAGGGACGTATCTTGTTCAAATCGACCAAGCAAAAGCTGGATTAGCCAATACGATGCTTTGGGAGGGAGAGGACATCTCGAATGACACACCAGCTATGTACGATATTTCAGCTTGGAGCTTACCAGAGCTATGGGGCTTTGAAGCAGTAGCGACACAAACTTCCGTCGATGTTACTGCAAAAAAAGTAAACCAACTGAATGGTCAAGGCTCAGTTACAGGTAAAGGTCCATTCCTGATTCCAAACAGCTCCGTTAAAGCTATCAATCTAGTAAATACACTGCTACAGCAAGGAGTACCTGTAAAACGTGATTCAGAAGGAAATTACTACACCGAAGCAGCGGCTAATAAAATTTCTGCAGCTGTAAAAGTATCCGGTCTCCAAGTGGACACTATCGCAAAAGTACCAGCTGATGCAACAGTTTTACAAAATTTAAAAGTGGCTATTTTGAGAGATGGCGGTATGGGGAAGGTTCAGTCTCATAGCGGTACAAAACTTGCTCTAAAAAGACTTGGCTTCGCGGTGACAGAAGTAACACCTGTTGAAGTTGCTGAAAACGGTTTGAATGATTTCGATGTGTTTGTCTACAGTGGTACAGAAAGTCTCATTTCTACAAACCTATCTACTTCGAATAAAGAGTTTGGGTTCCAAAATGCTGGTCAACTTGATTTGTTCAAAGCAAATGTTTCCAGTTTTCTTAACGAGGGCGGTAAATATATCGCTATAGGTGCTGCGGCCTCGAGAGCATCGAAAACACTGGGCCTAACCGATGACATCATTAATACCGCTGGATCCAACAGTAACGGAATCGTCAAGGTGAACTATGAAGGAACTGGTTTAACTGCTGGTTATGATCAGGATGACTTTGGTTTTGTCTACCGACCAGTTTGGTATACTGGTACGGACAATGATGAGGTGGTCGCAACATTAGCAAACACTGAGGATTTCTTTGTGGCAGGCCACTGGAGAAATAATAGTGCTGCAAAGGGGCAAGCGGTTATCGTAAAAGAGCAGGATAAAGACGTAACCCTGATTGGCTTAGAAGCTGGTTTCCGTGATCATACGGATTACCTGTTCCGACTATTATCCAATGCTATTTTTGAAAAATAA
- a CDS encoding phosphatase PAP2 family protein, whose amino-acid sequence MVRLFQYFYALECRLFQGVNAHFEKKYLNLFFKQITKLGGTTFTIISALVLIIFSSSETQLTALSSALALTLSHLPVQLVKKLFPRKRPYLIIEKTNIPSNPLQDHSFPSGHTTAIFSLIVPFVIFLPLLAYILVPLALCVGISRIYLGLHYPSDVLAGMMIGSFFGCLCFYLLSI is encoded by the coding sequence ATGGTGAGACTTTTCCAATACTTTTATGCTCTCGAATGTCGATTATTTCAAGGAGTAAATGCCCATTTCGAAAAAAAGTATTTAAATCTCTTTTTTAAACAAATTACCAAACTTGGAGGGACCACCTTTACAATCATAAGTGCACTAGTATTAATCATCTTTTCATCAAGTGAAACTCAACTTACAGCCCTTTCTAGTGCACTTGCCTTAACGCTCAGTCATTTACCAGTTCAACTTGTAAAGAAGCTGTTCCCGCGGAAAAGGCCCTATTTGATCATAGAAAAAACAAACATTCCATCAAACCCATTACAAGATCATTCATTTCCATCAGGTCATACGACAGCTATCTTTTCGCTCATTGTCCCTTTCGTGATCTTCTTACCCTTACTTGCATACATTCTCGTTCCATTAGCACTATGTGTAGGGATTTCTCGTATCTACTTAGGACTTCATTATCCTTCAGACGTACTCGCTGGTATGATGATTGGGTCATTTTTCGGTTGCCTCTGCTTCTATTTATTGAGTATTTAG
- a CDS encoding thioesterase family protein has protein sequence MAFSEVEVVAKSNRFHVSNVKLYEYLDNARFDWYKYCIQAGVEAVLVHINADYKKEIFNQDRLRIRTWMERVGNTSFTLKQTVMNQRDELVVSAEVVFATIDREKRTKVTAPDVVRKLLNDQSVLDISVYKYT, from the coding sequence ATGGCTTTTTCAGAAGTGGAAGTTGTTGCTAAATCAAATAGGTTTCATGTTAGTAATGTAAAACTGTATGAATACTTAGATAATGCTCGCTTTGACTGGTATAAATATTGTATTCAGGCAGGGGTAGAAGCAGTTCTGGTACATATTAACGCTGATTATAAAAAGGAAATTTTCAATCAGGATAGGCTGCGGATTCGCACATGGATGGAGCGGGTAGGCAATACCAGTTTTACTCTTAAGCAGACAGTTATGAATCAGCGGGATGAACTAGTGGTTTCAGCGGAGGTTGTGTTTGCGACTATTGACAGAGAGAAACGGACAAAAGTTACGGCACCAGATGTAGTCCGGAAATTACTCAATGATCAATCTGTTTTAGATATAAGTGTTTATAAGTACACATAA
- a CDS encoding GNAT family N-acetyltransferase: MNKEKLLELFNKHMRIEITYPGSRVEQAESVVRQVSLSNERGFILFSKMNESTADAIIEEQITYFNNLKQSFEWKVFDYDQPLDLRERLRSRGFDIEEQEALMIMDLAEGDQLLNILLKPEIRRVTDVQGIWDIIKLEDDVWGVSHQALGERLVQDLHDDPANFFAYAAYVDGKVVSAAWMYLHEGTPFASLWGGSTLADFRKRGLYSSLLGIRARDAAEKGYQLLMVDASSMSEPILEKHGFHCLARSTPCMSPRY; the protein is encoded by the coding sequence ATGAACAAAGAGAAATTGCTTGAGCTTTTTAATAAACATATGCGTATTGAGATTACCTATCCTGGCAGTCGAGTGGAGCAAGCGGAATCCGTGGTACGGCAAGTATCCCTGTCAAACGAGCGAGGATTCATCCTTTTTTCAAAGATGAATGAATCGACTGCTGATGCAATTATTGAGGAACAAATTACTTATTTTAATAACCTAAAACAATCCTTTGAATGGAAGGTGTTTGATTACGATCAGCCCTTAGACCTAAGGGAAAGATTACGTTCTAGAGGATTTGATATTGAAGAACAAGAAGCACTTATGATCATGGACTTAGCAGAGGGTGATCAGCTGCTAAACATTCTACTTAAGCCGGAAATCCGCAGAGTTACAGATGTACAGGGCATTTGGGATATTATTAAGCTTGAGGACGATGTTTGGGGAGTAAGCCATCAGGCACTTGGTGAACGCTTAGTACAGGATTTGCATGACGATCCAGCCAACTTTTTCGCCTATGCTGCCTATGTAGACGGCAAGGTTGTTAGTGCGGCATGGATGTATTTGCATGAAGGAACCCCTTTCGCCAGTCTATGGGGCGGGTCCACACTTGCCGATTTCCGAAAAAGAGGATTATATAGTTCACTGCTTGGCATCCGTGCTCGAGATGCCGCTGAAAAAGGCTACCAGTTACTTATGGTCGATGCCAGTTCAATGAGTGAACCTATCCTTGAAAAACATGGATTTCATTGCCTAGCGAGATCAACTCCGTGTATGTCGCCTCGTTACTAA
- a CDS encoding ribonuclease H-like YkuK family protein, giving the protein MSKLKKYQVYHYSFQNLREQSMSFEQVFDHIITFMNLAPSGNYRLMVGTDSQVHKNQTVFITGIVIQNQGKGVWACIRKVIIPRRMTQLHERISLELSLTEDIVALFTEERKTRLINIVLPYLYQGATFTMEGHIDIGAGKRNKTSDFVKEMVARMESMGVEPKIKPNAFVASSYANRYTK; this is encoded by the coding sequence ATGAGCAAATTGAAAAAATATCAGGTGTATCACTATTCGTTCCAAAATTTACGTGAGCAGAGTATGTCATTTGAACAGGTCTTCGACCATATTATTACGTTTATGAACTTAGCTCCAAGCGGAAATTATCGGTTGATGGTCGGGACTGACTCACAAGTCCATAAGAATCAAACGGTGTTTATTACTGGAATTGTTATTCAGAACCAGGGAAAAGGCGTCTGGGCATGCATAAGAAAGGTCATTATTCCACGGAGGATGACACAGCTGCACGAGAGGATTTCTCTCGAATTATCCTTAACCGAAGATATCGTAGCACTTTTTACCGAGGAAAGGAAAACCCGGTTAATTAATATTGTCCTTCCATATCTTTATCAAGGAGCTACTTTTACAATGGAAGGCCATATCGATATCGGGGCTGGAAAACGTAATAAAACAAGTGATTTTGTTAAAGAAATGGTAGCTAGAATGGAGTCGATGGGGGTTGAACCAAAGATTAAACCCAATGCTTTCGTTGCCTCAAGCTATGCAAATCGTTATACAAAATAG